DNA from Sphingomonas sp. SUN039:
CCGGCCCTTGCCGCGCACCGCTTCGCCCAACAGCCGCGCCGCATCGATTCCGGCGGCCAGCGGCGTCCCACCCCCGCCCGGCAGATCGGCCAGCGAGCGCCGTGCGCGGGTCAAGGACCGCGTCGGTGGCAGCAACACCTCGGCACTGTCACCCCGAAACGAAATCAGCGCGACTTCGGTGCGTTTCACATAGGCCTCGGCAAGCAGCAGTTCGACCGCGCCCTTCGCCTCGCCCAGCCGCGCAGCCGCAGCTGAGCCCGAGGCATCGACGGCGAAAATCGTCGTCGCATCGGCGCGCGTCTCAAATCGTTTGATCCGCAGATCGTCGCGGCGAATGGCAATGCGGTCGCCGGATGCCAGATCGGCCCCGCGCAGTTTCTGCCAAGGTGCCGCCGCGCGCAACGTATCGATCAGCGCCAGTCGCGCCCCACCTCTCGGCAAGCCTGCCCTCGCACCGAGCGGCCGCCCGCGCATCGGCGACTTGCGCCGCTCGCCACCCCCGCTGCTGTTCGACGTGCAGCGTCCTGCACCTGCCGCAATGGCGGCGAGGACATCGGGCGGCAGGGCTGCGGTCACCGCTTCCAGCACGACATCGTCAAGCGTGTCGCCGATTTGGGACTCGCCATCGCTCGACGAGGGCGGCGGTGGCGGTGCGTCATCCTCGGCTGCGCTCGGCATCCGCGTCGCGCGATGGGCGAGGACGAGACAGGCAGCGGTCGCAATGTCGGCCTCATTGGGCTCGGCGCGGTTCTCAAGTTCAGCGAGCCCGCTCGCGACGCGGGAAGCCATGACGGGCGCCCGCACCGAGTCGATCCCAAGGGCCAACGATACGGACGCCAAAGCCCTTATCCCGTCACCCCGGGCTTGACCCGGGGTCCCGCTCACAGGCGCGATATTGCTTGAAGAAGCGGTTCCCCGGCTCAGGGCCGGGGTGACGGGTGCCTGCTCCATCAAGCGCACGTCCGAAAGATCGAACCGGAACGCCAACCGTTCCGCCAAACGGTCGGGCACCCGCTCCTTACCCTGCCCGTCGTCGAGCAACACCAGCCCGAACCGCGCCGGATGCCGCGCGCCTGCCCCGTCGCGTTCGATCACGACTTCGCCGATGTCCATCACCGACGCGATCCGCGCCGCCACCGCATCGCTCATCCGCTCCGCCATCGACACGAGCAGTAACCCACCATCGGCTTGCGCGAGTAGCCCCGGGCGAACCGTCCCGCCCTGCCCCGCCAGCGTCGCCGCCAGATCGCGGCCCCCGATCAACGCCTCGTCATCGATCCCGACTGGCAAGCGCCGCATCGGCCCCAGTTCCGCGAGCACGGCATCACGCCCCGGTCCCGCGCCGCGCAGGATCATCCCGCCCAACCCCGCCGGGTCGCGCTTCAGCAACCGCACGGCGAGCAAGGCGTCGCCGAACGGGTCCATCAGTCGAAGAGTTCGCTCAGCGCGCGTTCGATCCGCGCCGTCGAGCCGGTCTCGTCGAGTACATTGCGCCGCAGCCGGTGGCGCAGCGCCATCGGCGCGACCGCACGCAATTGCGTGACACCGACCAGCGTCTTCCCACCGAGCGCCGCCGCCGCCCGTGCCGCACGCATCAGGGTCAGCTCGCCGCGCAACCCGTCGGCCCCGACCGCGATGCACAGTTCGGATGCGGCACGCAGTACATCGTCGGGAACCGTCAGCTCGGGCAATAGCTTCTTGGCCTTGGCGATCTTGTTCAGCGTCTTCTTCTCGGCCTTGGCCCAGTCCGCCGCGAACGCGTCGGGCGTCCGTTCGAATGCGTCGCAGCGGCGCAATATCTCGACCCGCGTGTCGAGATCCTGCGATGTTCGCACCTCCAACGACAAGCCGAACCGGTCGAGCAATTGCGGGCGCAATTCGCCTTCCTCGGGGTTGCCGCTGCCGATCAGGACGAAGCGCGCCGAATGCCGCACGCTCAACCCCTCGCGCTCGACGACATTCTCGCCCGATGCCGCCACATCGAGCAGCAAATCGACAATATGATCCTCAAGCAAGTTGATTTCATCGATGTAGAGAAAGCCTTGATCGGCCTTCGCCAGCAGCCCCGGTTCGAACGCCTTTTCCCCCTTGCCCAGCGCGCGTTCGATATCGAGCGCCCCGACCACACGGTCCTCGGTGGCGCCGAGCGGGAGGTCCACAAAGGGTACTGGCTTGCCCTTACCCAACGGCGGCAACAGTGCCGCGAGCGCGCGAGCGGCGGTCGATTTTCCCGTCCCCCGGTCGCCGAACACCATCACGCCGCCGATCTTCGGATCGACCGCCGCAATCAGCAGCGCGCGCTTCATCTCGTCCTGAC
Protein-coding regions in this window:
- a CDS encoding ATP-binding protein, with amino-acid sequence MRAAFPFSAIVGQDEMKRALLIAAVDPKIGGVMVFGDRGTGKSTAARALAALLPPLGKGKPVPFVDLPLGATEDRVVGALDIERALGKGEKAFEPGLLAKADQGFLYIDEINLLEDHIVDLLLDVAASGENVVEREGLSVRHSARFVLIGSGNPEEGELRPQLLDRFGLSLEVRTSQDLDTRVEILRRCDAFERTPDAFAADWAKAEKKTLNKIAKAKKLLPELTVPDDVLRAASELCIAVGADGLRGELTLMRAARAAAALGGKTLVGVTQLRAVAPMALRHRLRRNVLDETGSTARIERALSELFD
- a CDS encoding magnesium chelatase subunit D, whose protein sequence is MDPFGDALLAVRLLKRDPAGLGGMILRGAGPGRDAVLAELGPMRRLPVGIDDEALIGGRDLAATLAGQGGTVRPGLLAQADGGLLLVSMAERMSDAVAARIASVMDIGEVVIERDGAGARHPARFGLVLLDDGQGKERVPDRLAERLAFRFDLSDVRLMEQAPVTPALSRGTASSSNIAPVSGTPGQARGDGIRALASVSLALGIDSVRAPVMASRVASGLAELENRAEPNEADIATAACLVLAHRATRMPSAAEDDAPPPPPSSSDGESQIGDTLDDVVLEAVTAALPPDVLAAIAAGAGRCTSNSSGGGERRKSPMRGRPLGARAGLPRGGARLALIDTLRAAAPWQKLRGADLASGDRIAIRRDDLRIKRFETRADATTIFAVDASGSAAAARLGEAKGAVELLLAEAYVKRTEVALISFRGDSAEVLLPPTRSLTRARRSLADLPGGGGTPLAAGIDAARLLGEAVRGKGRTPFVVLLSDGRGNVGAEATMPAAKAFGASGLGAVFVDISNRPRSEGAELAAAMRARYLPLPRADAVGLRDAVKAAQ